One genomic segment of Brassica napus cultivar Da-Ae chromosome A3, Da-Ae, whole genome shotgun sequence includes these proteins:
- the LOC106417446 gene encoding uncharacterized protein LOC106417446 has product MDFSKIARPLNNLLCKDIKFDFTPECMKASEDLKKSLITALVVQAPDWNLPFEIMCDASDFAIGAVLGQRKDKKLHAIYYASRTLDEAQRNYVTTEKELLAVVYAFEKFRQYLIGSRVIVHTDHAAIKYLMQKKDAKPRLIRWILLLQDFDIEIKNKRGVDNGVADHLSRIRIEDDVPIDDFFPTENVSHKDTSFVGQISLTSEDLSIDEGDGISVDSRSDTSIDDETDVISHLSDNQNHEPPFIKINFGLQVNVSSDEINLTPEELSQREVNAIGRNSDNRPWYADIVNYLAAEVEPDELKGYMRKKFFREVRRYHWDEPYLYKHCFDGIYRRCVSEAEIPDIIYQCHGAEYAGHFATFKTVSKILQAGFWWPTIFRDVHAFITQCDRCQRRGKISKRHEMKQKFILEVEVFDCWGIDFMGPFPSSYRNKYILVAVDYVSKWVEAIASPTNDASVVIKLFKSIICPRFGVPRVVISDGGTHFIDIIFDRLLKKNGVHHRVATPYHPQTSGQVEVSNRQIKEILEKTVGTSRKDWSRKLDNAHWAYKTAYKMPLGTTPFHLLYGKSCHLPVELEHKAAWTTKLLNFDIKPAAERRLIQLNELDEIRHLAFENSKIYKERTKAYRDRKIISRHFEPDDQVLLYNSRLTLFPGKLKSRWSGPFTVTNVQPSGAITLQNEKGQEFTVNGQQVKHYWAKPPAKVPMVLYEPDN; this is encoded by the coding sequence ATGGACTTCAGCAAAATCGCTAGACCTTTAAATAACCTACTATGCAAGGAtattaaattcgattttacccCCGAATGCATGAAAGCTTCTGAAGATTTAAAGAAATCCCTTATCACTGCCCTTGTCGTACAAGCCCCCGACTGGAATCTTCCTTTCGAAATCATGTGCGATGCGAGTGATTTCGCAATTGGAGCAGTTTTAGGCCAAAGGAAAGATAAAAAGCTACATGCCATTTATTACGCCAGCCGCACGCTTGATGAAGCACAGCGGAATTATGTAACAACAGAAAAGGAACTATTAGCTGTAGTTTACGCTTTTGAAAAATTCCGTCAATACTTGATTGGCTCACGAGTGATAGTTCACACTGATCACGCTgccatcaaatatttaatgcaaaagaaagatgctaAACCTCGACTCATACGCTGGATTCTACTTCTCCAAGATTTTGACATTGAGATTAAGAATAAGAGAGGAGTAGATAATGGAGTCGCTGACCATCTTTCTAGGATAAGGATAGAGGATGATGTCCCTATAGACGATTTTTTCCCCACAGAGAATGTTTCACACAAAGATACATCCTTCGTCGGTCAAATATCTCTCACATCTGAAGATCTATCGATCGATGAGGGAGATGGCATATCGGTCGATTCACGTAgtgatacatcgatcgatgacgaGACTGATGTAATTTCTCATCTCTCCGATAACCAAAATCATGAACCCCCGTTTATTAAGATCAACTTCGGTTTACAAGTAAATGTTTCCAGTGATGAGATTAATCTCACACCTGAGGAATTATCACAACGGGAGGTAAATGCGATTGGTAGAAACTCGGATAACCGACCCTGGTATGCCGACATAGTTAACTATTTGGCAGCTGAGGTCGAGCCAGACGAACTCAAGGGATATATGAGGAAGAAATTTTTCAGAGAAGTAAGACGCTATCATTGGGATGAACCTTACCTCTATAAGCATTGTTTTGATGGCATATACAGACGATGCGTATCCGAAGCTGAAATTCCAGACATTATTTACCAATGTCACGGAGCTGAGTATGCAGGACATTTCGCTACCTTTAAAACGGTTTCGAAAATTCTCCAAGCAGGATTTTGGTGGCCAACCATTTTTCGCGATGTCCATGCATTTATAACCCAATGTGACAGATGCCAAAGACGTggaaaaatcagcaaaagacacgAAATGAAACAGAAATTCATTCTTGAAGTTGAAGTCTTTGATTGCTGGGGTATCGATTTTATGGGACCTTTCCCATCTTCATatagaaacaaatatatactagTCGCTGTAGACTACGTATCCAAATGGGTCGAAGCAATAGCTTCTCCTACCAATGACGCATCTGTGGTTATTAAACTCTTCAAGAGCATAATCTGTCCAagatttggagttccaagagtagTCATTAGTGACGGTGGAACTCATTTCATTGATATAATCTTTGATAGATTGCTTAAAAAGAATGGTGTTCATCATAGAGTAGCTACACCTTACCACCCACAAACTAGTGGACAAGTAGAAGTCTCTAACCGGCAAATTAAGGAAATCTTAGAGAAAACCGTAGGAACCTCCAGAAAAGATTGGTCTAGGAAACTAGATAATGCACATTGGGCCTACAAGACCGCCTACAAAATGCCGTTAGGAACAACACCATTCCACCTTCTTTATGGCAAATCATGTCATCTACCAGTCGAACTGGAACATAAAGCAGCTTGGACTACCAAACTTTTGAACTTTGATATCAAACCAGCTGCAGAGAGGAGACTCATCCAGCTTAACGAGCTTGATGAAATCAGACATTTAGCTttcgaaaattcaaaaatctataaagaaAGGACTAAAGCTTATCGCGATAGAAAGATCATATCCCGGCACTTTGAGCCAGATGATCAAGTCCTCCTTTATAACTCTCGATTGACtttatttcctggaaagctaaAATCCCGTTGGTCTGGACCCTTCACCGTAACGAACGTTCAACCCTCCGGAGCTATCACCTTACAAAATGAGAAAGGCCAGGAATTTACGGTGAATGGCCAACAGGTTAAGCATTATTGGGCAAAACCACCAGCGAAAGTGCCCATGGTGTTGTATGAACCTGATAATTAG